The Kribbella shirazensis genomic interval GCGGAGCTCAGCCTGGCCTGCCGGAGCTTGAGGTCACGGATCCGCCCGTCGCGCTGGTTCAGCGCCTGGGCGTTGCGGGTCCGGACGAGCAGTTCCTCGTCGGTCCGCGCCTCGGTCCGCGCCCGCTCGGTGTCGAGCGCGGCGTAGAAAGTCGTCAGGTGCGCCTGTTCGGCATCAACCGGATTCGGCAATTCCTACCCCTTGTGTTAAAATGCGTCCCGTTGGCTTTCAGGTCGCATTCTGAATTTCTGCTCGGCGGCAGCCACAAATCCTTGAGTTTATCCCGTGAACGGGTTTTCCTGTACCCGTGTTCCACGCCATCGTCCCGCCGTACCTGCTCGAGCAACTCGAGCGCTCCGCGGCTGATCCCAGTGTCCGGGCCCGGATCCGGCAGTCGCTGCGGCACGACGCCGTCCTGCGAACGCGGCCCGCGGCCGGCCGGGAGCGCGTCACGGCGGCGGGCGGCCGGAAGCGCGAGGTGTACGACGCCGAGAACGGGACCGACCTGCCCGGCACGCTCGCGCGCTCCGAGGGCGACGACCCGGTCCAGGACCAGACGGTCAACCAGGCGTACGACGGCACGGGCGCGACCTGGACGCTGTTCAAGGAGTGCTTCGGGCGCGACTCGATCGACGGCGCCGGGCTGGTGCTCACCTCGACGGTGCACTACGACCGCGGGTACGCGAATGCGTTCTGGGACGGTGCGCAGATGGTGTTCGGCGACGGGGACGGCGAGATCTTCGGCCACTTCACGTCGTCGATCGACGTCACCGGCCACGAGCTGACGCACGGCGTCACGCAGTACACGGCGAACCTCACCTACGAGGGCCAGTCGGGCGCGCTGAACGAGAGCATCTCGGACGTCTTCGGCTCGCTCGCGAAACAGCACGCCCTCGGCCAGACCGCGGCCGAGGCCGACTGGCTGATCGGCGCCGGGCTGTTCCTGCCGGGGGTGCAAGGGGTCGCGCTGCGGTCGATGAAGGCGCCCGGGACGGCGTACGACGATCCGCGGCTGGGCAAGGATCCGCAGCCCGCCGACATGTCCGGGTACGTCGAGACGGACGACGACAACGGCGGCGTCCACATCAACTCCGGCATCCCGAACCGTGCGTTCTACCTGGCCGCGACGGAGATCGGCGGGAACGCGTACGACGACGCGGGCAAGATCTGGTACGCCACGCTGACGTCGGGCGACCTGCCGGAATCCGCCGACTTCAAGACCTTCGCCGAAGCCACCCGGGCCGCCGCCCGCGAGCTCTTCGGGGACGACTCGGCGCATCTCGCGGCGGTGACCAAGGCCTGGCAGACGGTCGGCGTCCTCGACACAACCACAGAGCCCGCACCCACCGAGTCCGAGTTGTTGTCGGCGGCTCAGACCGGGCTGCAGCCGTCGAAGCCGCCCTCTCCCCCACCTCCCGACCGCGAGACCTCCGCCGGACCGACTCCGGCCACCTGATGCCGCGGCACTGGCTCTGGCCGGCGAACGCGATCGCCATGCTCGTGATCGCCGCGGCCGCGATCCTGCAACCGGTCACGATGCTGTCCGCACCCTGCGACATGCCCTGTGATCCGCACGGCTACGTGGCGATCTTCAGCATCTTCCCCGCGGGCGTCGTGGTGATCATCGCGCTCGTCGCCCTGACGCTGCTGATCGGCCGCAACCGAGCCGGCTTCGGCACCGCTCTCGGCGCCGCCGGAGCCTGCGCCGGTCTACTGGTCCTGTTCGGCCCGGTACTGATCGCGCCGGTCCGCTGGCCGGTCGCCGCGGTGTGTCTGCTCATCGCCGGCCTGGCGATCGCCGGGCTGCGGTCGGCCCCGGTGCGGCAGCGGCCGCGGTGGGAGGAACCGCCGTACCCGACTGTCCACTGAGACGGTTTGACCTCAAGGCTTGTTGAGGTATTAGCGTCGTTCGAGTGACTGTTCATCCGCTGCGGCTCGTCGTGCTGACGCGCAACCTCGAGACGGGGCGGTTCGGGACGGCGGTCACCCGCTGGTTCGAGCGCGAGGTCGAGCGCGCCGACGAGTTCAAGCTCGACCTGATCGATCTGAGCGCCGTACCGCTCGCCGACTTGCCGGCACGGATCCGGGACGCGGACGCAGTGATCATCGTCACAGCGGAGTACAACCACGCGTACCCCGGCGACGTGAAGTCCGCGATCGACGCGGTCCGGCGGCCCTGGTACGCGAAGCCGGTCGGGTTCGTCGTGTACGGCGGGCGATCGGGCGGACTGCGGGCGGCCGAGCAGCTCCGGCTGGTCTTCGGCGAGCTGCACGCGGTGACGATCCGGGACAGTCTCGGCTTCCGCGAGGAGGACTTCACGCCCGAGGGTGAGCCGGCCGACCCGACCACCTCCACGGCCGCCGCCGCACTCCTCCGCCAGCTCGCCTGGTGGGCCCGCCCCTTGCGCGACGCCCGCGCGAACACGCCGTACCCGGGCTAGCGAACCTCCACGCAGGCAGAAGTCCCGTTTCGCGCCCAAAACCGGGCCGATCGGGAACTTTTGCCTGCGTGGACGTTCGTGTGCCGGGAATACGGCGCCCGCTGCGACAGTTGGCTTCCGGACGTGAGCGCCGAACCGATGCCCCTGTCCGTGCTCGATCTCTCGCCGGTGCCGACGGGCACGCGGCCGTCGGAGGCGCTGCACGAGACGCTGGAACTGGCCCGTACCGCGGAGGCAACCGGCTACCACCGGTTCTGGCTGGCGGAGCATCACAACATCCCAAGCGTGGTGAGCACCAGTCCCGAGGTGATGATCGCGGCGGTCGCGGCCGCGACGTCGGCCATCCGCGTCGGCTCCGGCGGGATCATGCTGCCGAACCATTCGCCGCTGAAGGTCGCCGAGACGTTCCGCGTCCTCGGCGGGCTGTACCCGGACCGCATCGACCTCGGCATCGGGCGGGCGCCCGGTACCGACCAGCGCACCGCGCTCGCGTTGCGCCGCAGCCGTGAGGCGCTCGGGGCGGACGACTTCACCGAGCAGTACGCCGAGCTCCGCGCGTACGCCGAAGGGTTCCCCGCGGGGCACCCGTTCGAGCCGATCAGCGCGCAGCCGGACGACGTACCGCTGCCGCCGGTGTGGATCCTCGGCTCCAGCACGTACGGCGGTCAGGCGGCCGCCGCCCTCGGTACCGGATTCGCGTACGCCGGCCACTTCGGGACACTCGATCCGGCCGGCGTGATCTCGGCGTACAAGGAGAACTACCGGCACGCCGGCCACGACGGTGCGCCGCACGCGATCCTGGCGCTGGCCGCGATCGTCGCCGAATCCGAGGAGCGTGCGCAGCAGCTCGCCCGCGCCAACGCGCTGTCCATGCTCCGTCTGCGCTCCGGCCGTCCGGGACCGCTGCCGTCCCCGGAGGAGGCTGCGGCCTATCCGTGGTCGGAGGCCGAGGAGGCGGCCGTCGAGGAGTGGGCCGGTCTCGTCTCCGTCGGCACTCCCGAGCAGGTCGCCACCGACCTCCGGCGCCGGGCCGACGCTGCCGGCGCCGACGAACTCATCATCACCACGAACATCCACGACCCCGCGGAACGCCGCCGCTCGTTCCAGCTCCTCGCTGAGGCCTGGGGCCTGAAGCCGCGCTGATCGGCGGACCTCCCGCACTCAGTAACAGCCCGCGAACGGCCGGAGCACCGGTCGCTCGAGTCTCACCTTCCCGCTGGGTGTGAGGTTGGTGAGTGGTGCGCGTCCGGTATCCCCCGGACGTGCTCGAAGATCAGGCTCGTCTCCGCGTGGCTGACCGCGGGATCCGCGGTCAGATGGTCGAGCACGAACTCGCGGAGCGCGTCCGGGGTCGCCGCGGAGACGTGCAACAGGTAGTCGTTGGCGCCGCTGACGTGGAACAGCGACAGCACCCCGGGCAGCCGGGGAACCTTCGTGCGGAACCGGTCGATCTCGTCGCGGGAGTGCGCGCCGATCCGGATCGCGATCAGCGCCTGCAGCGGCTGACCGAGCGCGGTCAGGTCCACGTCGGCGTGGAAGCCGCGGATCACGCCGCGCTCGCGTAACGACCGGACCCTGGTCAAGCACGTCGACGCCGCGATGCCGACCGCCTCGGCAAGCGCGTTGTTCGGCATCCGGCCGTCGGCCGTGAGCAGCTGGACCAGCTTCCGGTCCACCTCGTCCAGCCCTTCCGGAACCGGCCGCGGAGCCGGTCCAGGGCTCCGACGATCCTTCGGCATGCCCCCACTGTAGAGCTCATACACAGAATCCACAGCGTGTGGATGAGCCTGTGGACGAATTTTCTTCGGAACTCTTGCGGCTCAATCGCAGAAGATTCCATCCTCGCCATCACCCCACCGGTGAGGAGGCCTCATGACGCAGCTCGACACCCGCTCGGTGCACGCCGGCCGCGACGACCTGGCCGCGCTCGGCGTCCACGTTCCGCCGATCGACCTGTCCACGACCTACCCGCTCGCGAGCGTCGACACCGGCGGAGCGTCGTACGACGAACTCACACAGGGCCGCGGCCCGGACGGCGGCAGCCTCGTCTACCAGCGCCTGTGGAACCCGACCGTCGCGCGGTTCGAGGACGCGCTCGCCGAGCTCGAGCACACCGACGGCGCGGTCGCGTTCGGCTCCGGGATGGCCGCGCTCACCGCCTGCCTGCTCGCCACCGTCGCCGCGGGCCGTCCGCACGTGGTCGCCGTACGACCCCTGTACGGCGGCACCGACCACCTGTTATCCACAGGCCTGCTGGGGACAACCGTGACGTACGTCGGCCCGCGCGAGGTCGCCGCCGCGATCCGTCCGGACACCGGGCTGGTGATCGTCGAGACGCCGGCCAACCCCACCGTCGACCTCGTCGACATCGCGGGCGTCGCCACCGCGGCCGGCGACGTACCTGTGCTGGTGGACAACACCTTCGCGACCCCCGTCCTGCAGCAACCGGCTCGTCACGGGGCGAGCCTGGTGTTGCACTCGGCAACCAAGTACCTCGGCGGCCATGGCGACGTGATGGGAGGCGTCGTCGCGGCCGGCGTGGAGTGGGTCGGCCGGCTCCGGCAGATCCGCGCTGTGACAGGTGGCCTGCTGCACCCGCTGGCCGCGTACGAACTGCATCGGGGACTGCAGACGCTGCCGGTGCGAGTGCGGGCGCAGCAGGCGACCGCCATCAAGGTCGCGGACTGGCTGTCGGCGCAGCCGTCGGTCGAGCGGGTGTACTACCCCGGCCTGAACGATCCGGCCGGGCTGATCGGCCGCCAGCAGTCAGGCCCCGGCGCGGTGCTCGCTTTCACGCTCAGCGGCGGGTACGACGCCGCATCGCGGGTGGCAAGCGGCCTGAGGCTCATCACCCACGCGGTCTCGCTGGGCGGCGTAGACACGCTGATCCAGCACCCCGCCGCACTAACCCACCGCCTCGTAGCCGCCGAGGCCAAACCCCCCGAGGCCCTACTACGCCTAAGCCTCGGCCTAGAAGACCCCGAAGACCTAACCAACGACCTAACCACCGCCCTCGCCCACGGGTGACTTTGTGCACCCACCGCCCATTTCTGGGCCGCCAGAATGGGCGGTGGGCGCACAAAGTGGGGAATCTGCGGAGGGCAGAACCGGGCGGCGCGATCTGCTGAGGGCAGAACGGGGGCGGCGGGGTCTTGCGGGATGGCACACTCGGTACAGGAGTTCCGGAGGCGAGGAGGGCCAGTCGTGTTGCTACGCCAGGTGATCGGGAACGTGTTCCGCCGGCTGCGGCGCGAGCGGGGCATCACCCTGCGTGAGCTCGCCGAGCTGGCTCAGGTGTCGGTGCCGTACCTGTCCGAGATCGAGCGCGGCCGCAAGGAGCCCTCCTCGGAGATTCTCGCCGCGATCTGCCGCGCGCTCGACCTCGAGCTGTCCGACCTGCTGGCCGAGGTGCAGTTCGACCTGACCACCGCGGTCCGGTCCACGCTGCCGGTCCAGCTGCAGACGGCCGCGATTCGCGTCGAGGACCGCTCGGCCCGCCGCATCCCGTCCGGCCCGCGCGCGTACTCCGCTCCGGCGACGGCGTACACGCTCGTCGCGTAGAAAACCAGTCACGCCGGGCGGCCGATGTCTCTAGCCTGACCTGGTGCATGTGAAGCGTCGCGCTCCCGCAGTACCAGGGTCGATTCCGGACGTGCTGAAGATGGCCGCGTCCGAGCTGCGGTTCTATCGGGAGATCGCGCCCGTCGTCGGTGTCCGAGTCCCGGAGTGCCACCAGGCCGAGGAGACCGCGGACGGGACACTGCTTGTCCTGGAAGATCTGTCCGCCTGGACGCCGGGCGCCGAGCCGGCCTCAGGTGCGCGGGCGCTGCGAGCTCTGCACGACCGATGGGTGGGCCAGGCGTACGAGCGGTGGCCGTGGTTGCGGCCGGTCGGAGCCGGCGTGGACCTGGTGGCGGAGCTGTACGACCGTACGTGGCCGGTCCTGGCGGAGCGGCGGGATATGAGCGCGCCGGTGCGGGACTTCGGCGAGCGGCTGGTCGGGCGCGTGCAGGAGGTGGAGCGGGCGGTCGCGTCGGCCGGCGAGTTGACGCTGGTGCACGGCGACGCCTCCGCGCAGAACCTCCGGACCGGCCCGGGTGGCGAGGTCGCCTTCCTCGACTGGGAGGACGTGTCGGCCGCGCCCGGCGTACTGGATCTCGCCTGGTTCCTGGTCTCGTCCGTCGAGCCCAGCCGGTGGCCGGAGGCGTTGGCGGCGTACGGCGCCGTCGACGGGCTCGGCGTCGTGCTGCCGTCGGTGATGGTGCAGGGATATCTGAGCTGGGCGGATCTGCCTGATGGTGCGGGCGAGGAGTGGAACGCCCGCCTGGAAGCCGCGGTGGGGATGCTGTGAGGTACGTCGTACGGTTCGCGGTGGATGATCTCGCGTTGTCCGCGTTGCATGCTGCGGCCTTCGAGGGGGAGCTGGACGTGCAGCCGTGGGCGGAGCGGCTGGAGCGGTGGGCGCTGACCTGGGTCGGTGCCTTCAGCAACGATCAGCTCGTCGGATTCGTGCAGGTGTGCTGGGACGGCGGCGCGCACGCGTTCGTGCTGGACACCGCCGTCCATCCGGACCACGGCCGGCGCGGCATCGGCAAACAGCTCGTGGTGACAGCGGCGGAGGAGGCGCGCAGGGCCGGTTGCGAATGGTTGCACGTCGACTTCGAGCCGCACCTGACCGCGTTCTACCTGGACGCGTGCGGCTTCCGTCCGACCGATGCGGGGCTGCTCAAACTCCGATAGCGGTCAGCCGCTCGGTGGAGATGCAGGACGTCAGGCAGCGCTCCTTCGCGTCGCCGAGCAGGTCCGCGGTCCAGGTGGTGAAGCCGCCGTCGCCGAGCCCTTCGCCGTTGACGCCGATCCCGAGCGCCGTACCGGCGTAGTAGTTCGCGCTCTTGGTCCGCTCGGTGTCCTCGGTGAACGCGACCCCGAGCGCCGGGCGGACCGTGTCCTCGATCCGGTCCCGTAGCGCCGACTCCTGGAACGCGGTGAACGTGAGATCGGCCTTCTCCCCCAGCACGGCCTGCCAGAAGCTCAGGTGGTCGATCAGCAGCT includes:
- a CDS encoding M4 family metallopeptidase, with the translated sequence MFHAIVPPYLLEQLERSAADPSVRARIRQSLRHDAVLRTRPAAGRERVTAAGGRKREVYDAENGTDLPGTLARSEGDDPVQDQTVNQAYDGTGATWTLFKECFGRDSIDGAGLVLTSTVHYDRGYANAFWDGAQMVFGDGDGEIFGHFTSSIDVTGHELTHGVTQYTANLTYEGQSGALNESISDVFGSLAKQHALGQTAAEADWLIGAGLFLPGVQGVALRSMKAPGTAYDDPRLGKDPQPADMSGYVETDDDNGGVHINSGIPNRAFYLAATEIGGNAYDDAGKIWYATLTSGDLPESADFKTFAEATRAAARELFGDDSAHLAAVTKAWQTVGVLDTTTEPAPTESELLSAAQTGLQPSKPPSPPPPDRETSAGPTPAT
- a CDS encoding phosphotransferase codes for the protein MHVKRRAPAVPGSIPDVLKMAASELRFYREIAPVVGVRVPECHQAEETADGTLLVLEDLSAWTPGAEPASGARALRALHDRWVGQAYERWPWLRPVGAGVDLVAELYDRTWPVLAERRDMSAPVRDFGERLVGRVQEVERAVASAGELTLVHGDASAQNLRTGPGGEVAFLDWEDVSAAPGVLDLAWFLVSSVEPSRWPEALAAYGAVDGLGVVLPSVMVQGYLSWADLPDGAGEEWNARLEAAVGML
- a CDS encoding helix-turn-helix domain-containing protein; its protein translation is MLLRQVIGNVFRRLRRERGITLRELAELAQVSVPYLSEIERGRKEPSSEILAAICRALDLELSDLLAEVQFDLTTAVRSTLPVQLQTAAIRVEDRSARRIPSGPRAYSAPATAYTLVA
- a CDS encoding GNAT family N-acetyltransferase, which translates into the protein MRYVVRFAVDDLALSALHAAAFEGELDVQPWAERLERWALTWVGAFSNDQLVGFVQVCWDGGAHAFVLDTAVHPDHGRRGIGKQLVVTAAEEARRAGCEWLHVDFEPHLTAFYLDACGFRPTDAGLLKLR
- a CDS encoding trans-sulfuration enzyme family protein is translated as MTQLDTRSVHAGRDDLAALGVHVPPIDLSTTYPLASVDTGGASYDELTQGRGPDGGSLVYQRLWNPTVARFEDALAELEHTDGAVAFGSGMAALTACLLATVAAGRPHVVAVRPLYGGTDHLLSTGLLGTTVTYVGPREVAAAIRPDTGLVIVETPANPTVDLVDIAGVATAAGDVPVLVDNTFATPVLQQPARHGASLVLHSATKYLGGHGDVMGGVVAAGVEWVGRLRQIRAVTGGLLHPLAAYELHRGLQTLPVRVRAQQATAIKVADWLSAQPSVERVYYPGLNDPAGLIGRQQSGPGAVLAFTLSGGYDAASRVASGLRLITHAVSLGGVDTLIQHPAALTHRLVAAEAKPPEALLRLSLGLEDPEDLTNDLTTALAHG
- a CDS encoding LLM class flavin-dependent oxidoreductase, which translates into the protein MSAEPMPLSVLDLSPVPTGTRPSEALHETLELARTAEATGYHRFWLAEHHNIPSVVSTSPEVMIAAVAAATSAIRVGSGGIMLPNHSPLKVAETFRVLGGLYPDRIDLGIGRAPGTDQRTALALRRSREALGADDFTEQYAELRAYAEGFPAGHPFEPISAQPDDVPLPPVWILGSSTYGGQAAAALGTGFAYAGHFGTLDPAGVISAYKENYRHAGHDGAPHAILALAAIVAESEERAQQLARANALSMLRLRSGRPGPLPSPEEAAAYPWSEAEEAAVEEWAGLVSVGTPEQVATDLRRRADAAGADELIITTNIHDPAERRRSFQLLAEAWGLKPR
- a CDS encoding NAD(P)H-dependent oxidoreductase; amino-acid sequence: MTVHPLRLVVLTRNLETGRFGTAVTRWFEREVERADEFKLDLIDLSAVPLADLPARIRDADAVIIVTAEYNHAYPGDVKSAIDAVRRPWYAKPVGFVVYGGRSGGLRAAEQLRLVFGELHAVTIRDSLGFREEDFTPEGEPADPTTSTAAAALLRQLAWWARPLRDARANTPYPG
- a CDS encoding Lrp/AsnC family transcriptional regulator; translation: MPKDRRSPGPAPRPVPEGLDEVDRKLVQLLTADGRMPNNALAEAVGIAASTCLTRVRSLRERGVIRGFHADVDLTALGQPLQALIAIRIGAHSRDEIDRFRTKVPRLPGVLSLFHVSGANDYLLHVSAATPDALREFVLDHLTADPAVSHAETSLIFEHVRGIPDAHHSPTSHPAGR